In Aureibaculum algae, the following are encoded in one genomic region:
- the uxuA gene encoding mannonate dehydratase, translating to MELKKTLRWFGDKDPISLAQIAQTGAKGIVTALHHIPNGEVWTVQEILKTKNKIESHGLTWDVVESLPVHENIKKGLASRDLLIENYKVSVKNLGLCGLKTICYNFMPVLDWARTDLNYTLNNGTEAMYFQVDLFTAFDIFILKRPNALQDYTKKQIIAAEAIYKTLNKKEIQEIAYNIIVVTQAFIDGAVGEDEKEPIKLFLKLLAEYNGIDKNKLRENFSHFLNEVIPTAEKYDVNLAVHPDDPPFPLLGLPRIVSSIEDFNWLSKTCPSLNNGITFCTGSLGARKDHNLSKIFEQYAERIHFLHLRSTKLLDNGDFYETEHLDETVNLATVMKVIIAEQIRRKETGRLDYNIPIRPDHGHKMLDDFNRKSNPGYPLIGRLKGLAELSGLEAGMRYLMVKK from the coding sequence ATGGAATTAAAAAAAACACTGAGGTGGTTTGGAGATAAAGACCCAATTAGTTTAGCACAAATTGCTCAGACAGGAGCTAAAGGCATAGTTACCGCATTGCATCATATTCCAAATGGAGAAGTATGGACGGTACAAGAAATTTTAAAGACTAAAAATAAAATTGAATCCCATGGTCTTACTTGGGATGTCGTTGAGAGTTTACCTGTTCATGAAAATATAAAAAAAGGATTAGCGAGCCGTGATTTACTTATTGAGAATTATAAAGTTAGTGTAAAGAACTTGGGACTATGCGGTTTAAAAACTATTTGTTACAATTTTATGCCTGTATTAGATTGGGCAAGAACAGACTTAAATTATACCTTAAATAATGGTACAGAAGCCATGTATTTTCAAGTAGATTTATTTACAGCGTTTGATATTTTTATATTAAAAAGGCCAAATGCCTTACAAGATTATACAAAAAAACAAATAATTGCTGCTGAGGCCATTTATAAAACCTTAAATAAAAAAGAAATACAAGAAATTGCTTATAATATTATTGTAGTTACACAAGCTTTCATTGACGGTGCAGTTGGGGAAGATGAAAAAGAACCTATTAAACTATTTTTAAAATTATTGGCAGAATATAATGGCATCGATAAAAATAAGCTAAGAGAAAATTTTTCTCATTTCTTAAATGAAGTTATACCCACTGCAGAAAAATATGACGTTAATCTAGCCGTTCATCCAGACGACCCTCCTTTTCCTTTATTAGGTTTACCGCGAATTGTTAGTTCAATTGAAGATTTTAATTGGTTATCTAAAACCTGTCCTTCATTAAATAATGGAATTACTTTTTGTACAGGTTCATTAGGTGCACGTAAAGACCATAATCTTTCCAAGATATTTGAACAATATGCTGAAAGAATACATTTTTTACACTTACGAAGTACAAAATTATTAGATAATGGCGATTTTTATGAAACTGAGCATTTAGATGAAACCGTAAATCTAGCAACTGTGATGAAAGTGATAATTGCAGAACAAATACGAAGAAAAGAAACCGGGAGATTGGATTATAATATACCTATTAGGCCAGACCATGGTCACAAAATGTTAGATGATTTTAATAGAAAATCAAATCCGGGTTACCCGTTGATTGGTAGACTAAAAGGACTTGCAGAACTCTCTGGACTTGAAGCTGGAATGAGATACTTAATGGTGAAAAAGTAA
- a CDS encoding serine hydrolase domain-containing protein: MQKKLISLLIILLLNQYIVAAQHTEKQEVLIAKINTILENEINQSNIPGAVVLVKQGDVTLYKNAFGYASLNNFDNKRLQNPEKTTVNHLYDIASLTKVIGTTTSIMLLVDQGLINVEDPVCDYIKAFNTPDKNKITIRHLLTHTAGLIEWFPFYYYSNKRKDTYKIIDKLPLKYAIGSGRHYSDLGFILLGEIIEKVSNLPLDQFMEQHIFKPLRMEHTLFNPLKNETYNKITATSHGNPFENRMVTDASLGFKIDSLNPNQWNGWRQYTLKGEVNDGNAWYANEGVSGHAGIFSTVDDLQKVIDVLKNKGKLNDRQFISENTLDLFLTQDEFKNGLGWVMNNSSAYLKNAPKGSFGHTGFTGTSIAVIPKYDISVILLINRQNLGLLASKSYYNLNPIREKIVTSVLDYCDNKKN; this comes from the coding sequence ATGCAAAAAAAGCTTATTTCACTTCTTATCATCTTATTGCTTAACCAATATATAGTAGCTGCACAACACACGGAAAAACAAGAAGTACTCATTGCAAAAATCAATACTATTTTAGAAAACGAAATAAACCAATCTAACATTCCTGGTGCGGTGGTTTTAGTAAAACAAGGTGACGTAACACTTTACAAAAATGCTTTTGGGTATGCTTCTTTAAATAATTTTGATAATAAACGTTTACAGAACCCCGAAAAAACGACCGTAAATCATCTCTATGATATTGCTTCACTAACCAAAGTAATTGGAACAACAACATCCATAATGTTATTGGTTGATCAAGGACTTATAAATGTTGAAGATCCTGTTTGCGATTATATTAAAGCATTTAATACACCTGATAAAAATAAAATTACCATCAGGCATTTACTTACGCATACGGCTGGTTTAATTGAATGGTTTCCATTCTATTATTATTCTAACAAAAGAAAAGACACCTATAAAATTATTGATAAACTCCCCTTAAAATATGCGATTGGCAGTGGCAGACACTATAGCGATTTAGGCTTTATACTCTTAGGTGAGATAATTGAAAAAGTATCAAACCTTCCATTAGATCAATTTATGGAACAACATATTTTTAAGCCATTACGAATGGAGCATACACTGTTCAATCCACTTAAAAACGAAACTTACAATAAGATTACAGCTACATCGCACGGAAATCCATTTGAAAATAGAATGGTTACTGATGCTTCTCTTGGTTTTAAAATAGATAGTCTTAATCCAAACCAATGGAATGGGTGGCGACAATACACGCTAAAAGGTGAAGTTAATGATGGAAATGCATGGTATGCCAATGAAGGAGTTTCTGGACATGCAGGAATATTCTCTACAGTTGACGATTTACAAAAAGTAATTGATGTTTTAAAAAATAAAGGGAAATTAAATGATAGACAATTTATTTCTGAAAACACGCTAGACCTGTTTTTAACTCAAGATGAATTCAAAAATGGATTAGGTTGGGTAATGAACAATAGTAGTGCCTATTTAAAAAATGCCCCCAAGGGAAGTTTTGGACATACAGGCTTTACAGGAACTAGTATTGCGGTAATCCCGAAATATGACATCTCTGTTATCTTATTAATTAATCGTCAAAATTTGGGACTTTTAGCATCAAAATCTTATTATAATTTAAACCCCATTAGAGAAAAAATAGTTACTTCTGTTCTGGATTATTGTGACAATAAAAAAAACTAA
- a CDS encoding cupin domain-containing protein, with the protein MKSKFTLFIFATILLSITIASAQEIPIEHLNMNLQPNQQEYSKGILKNEIPGIKVNHIALTGKFVSEDQLKEGFKYIYLFVKGNGTVVANKESYDIVPETIFLPNSIQKISINVAKNDTLHFLKISSELTEQDKLDLKEFPEENTQNVYYTKFEDTEPYTEPIKSPNTISRTILPNKYIPRIAMGTVQAPGPDHVGAHEHGMLEQLFLGLTDNNVVVHADEAQVDFPEYSVLHIPLGSSHSVDVTDGDEMYYVWMDFFRDKKGEEWLKTHNTGKKEKKDY; encoded by the coding sequence ATGAAATCAAAATTTACTTTATTTATTTTTGCAACCATACTTTTATCCATTACAATAGCAAGTGCACAAGAAATTCCTATTGAACATCTCAATATGAATTTACAACCAAATCAACAAGAATATTCCAAAGGAATTCTCAAAAATGAAATTCCAGGAATAAAAGTAAATCATATTGCTTTAACAGGAAAATTTGTAAGTGAAGATCAACTCAAAGAAGGGTTTAAATATATTTATCTTTTTGTAAAAGGAAATGGTACTGTAGTTGCAAATAAAGAAAGTTATGACATAGTACCTGAAACAATATTTCTACCAAATTCTATTCAAAAAATTTCAATTAATGTGGCTAAAAATGATACGTTACATTTTCTTAAAATCTCAAGTGAGTTAACGGAACAAGACAAGCTAGATTTAAAAGAATTTCCAGAAGAAAATACACAGAATGTGTATTACACTAAATTTGAAGATACGGAACCCTATACGGAACCTATCAAAAGCCCTAATACGATAAGTCGTACCATATTACCTAATAAGTATATACCTCGTATTGCAATGGGTACTGTTCAAGCTCCAGGGCCTGACCATGTTGGTGCTCATGAACACGGAATGTTAGAACAATTATTTTTAGGTTTAACTGATAACAACGTTGTTGTGCATGCAGATGAAGCTCAGGTCGATTTTCCTGAATATTCAGTGTTGCACATACCATTAGGTTCTAGTCATTCTGTAGATGTAACTGACGGAGATGAAATGTACTATGTATGGATGGACTTTTTTAGAGATAAAAAAGGGGAAGAATGGTTAAAAACACATAATACTGGTAAGAAAGAAAAAAAGGACTATTAA
- a CDS encoding outer membrane protein assembly factor BamB family protein yields MKKSEFTSLRVLKITNTSGKNTEVKIFIFNTLLLFLFLSSPSLMAQNTWAKILPGIGSFSSPRIADLNNDKVGDIILGAGRKEFQACDSAVVALNGKTGELLWKVHAKDQIFGSAALQDITEDGILDVLINGRSAELIAINGQTGKVLWRFIKPKGEEKEWFNFYNPQFITDQNNDGQKDILISNGGDVLAEPNDPNRPTGHLVIINSKTGNVISKAPMPDGGEIYMSVSVLPHESETFKSVIFGTGGETIGGNLYVTSISEIKSGDLSKSIKLATSEKKGFVGPGAWADINEDGHHDIIANSVDGRLMAFDGITHKSIWTVTVPDTEAYGSVAIGLFNDDNIPDVFVSYAQGVWPDLGWSKQIMVNGKNGTIAFEDTLGFYQMSSPVAVDLNNDGKDEALLPMNYQVKNEFQMKFFHNNIIAIEFTEKVAAELDLQYEGNNLSSTPWIGDLDGNGFLDIVYLHGTNVKKTYTFDGLRINRIDTKFPITKKIRWGSYMGSDYNGVFTK; encoded by the coding sequence ATGAAAAAATCAGAATTCACTTCCTTAAGAGTTCTTAAAATAACAAATACCTCTGGAAAAAATACAGAGGTTAAAATCTTTATTTTTAACACATTATTATTATTCCTATTCCTAAGCTCACCTTCCTTAATGGCTCAAAATACCTGGGCTAAAATTTTACCCGGTATTGGTTCATTTTCATCCCCCAGAATTGCTGATTTGAATAATGATAAAGTCGGTGACATTATTCTTGGTGCTGGCCGGAAAGAATTTCAAGCTTGTGATTCTGCTGTCGTTGCCTTAAACGGCAAAACGGGTGAACTGCTCTGGAAGGTTCATGCAAAAGATCAAATTTTTGGTTCTGCCGCTCTTCAAGATATTACTGAAGATGGAATTTTAGATGTACTAATAAATGGACGTTCAGCGGAACTTATTGCCATTAATGGGCAAACAGGAAAAGTATTGTGGCGATTTATAAAACCTAAAGGTGAAGAAAAAGAATGGTTCAATTTTTATAACCCGCAGTTTATCACAGATCAAAATAATGACGGTCAAAAAGATATTTTAATTTCCAACGGAGGAGACGTATTAGCTGAACCTAACGACCCAAACAGACCCACTGGACATTTGGTTATTATCAATAGCAAAACGGGAAACGTAATCAGTAAGGCTCCTATGCCTGATGGTGGTGAAATATATATGTCGGTTTCCGTGCTTCCGCATGAATCTGAAACCTTTAAAAGTGTAATTTTTGGTACAGGAGGTGAAACAATAGGTGGAAACCTTTATGTGACTTCAATATCGGAAATCAAATCTGGTGACCTATCTAAATCGATTAAACTAGCTACAAGCGAAAAGAAAGGTTTTGTTGGTCCAGGTGCTTGGGCCGATATTAATGAAGACGGCCATCATGACATTATTGCGAATTCAGTAGATGGTCGGTTGATGGCATTCGATGGCATTACCCATAAATCTATTTGGACGGTTACCGTACCAGATACGGAAGCTTATGGATCTGTCGCAATAGGATTATTTAATGATGATAACATCCCTGACGTTTTTGTTTCTTATGCTCAAGGCGTATGGCCAGACCTTGGATGGTCAAAGCAGATCATGGTAAATGGTAAAAACGGTACTATAGCGTTTGAAGATACATTAGGCTTTTACCAAATGAGTTCTCCAGTAGCAGTAGATCTAAATAATGACGGCAAAGATGAAGCTTTATTACCTATGAATTATCAAGTGAAAAATGAATTTCAAATGAAATTTTTTCACAATAACATTATAGCTATCGAATTCACTGAAAAAGTTGCAGCCGAACTAGATCTGCAATACGAAGGCAATAATTTATCATCAACACCTTGGATAGGTGATTTAGACGGAAACGGGTTTCTAGATATCGTCTACCTGCATGGTACAAATGTGAAAAAGACGTATACATTCGATGGTCTGAGAATAAACAGGATCGATACTAAATTTCCTATTACAAAAAAGATCCGATGGGGATCATATATGGGCAGTGATTATAACGGTGTGTTTACAAAATAG
- a CDS encoding DUF5074 domain-containing protein, translated as MKKLSIFTAILFALTMFSCTEDSDDPLVIPTYDNTYILTFETGKTSLEHLDTAYVYTPDVYTSLNGDALSMHNFNDKLYLVNQSGPNFITQLNDETLQEDRVVATSEMDNPSNLLMYSEDNGLVVGSSGSGRRKKYLLAHVDMNTGISEAIDDISEDMLPSNSALLLDNNNVLIADGNELKAMDILSKEISVLHEFSETISGIVRDADDVIWIATEKRTEKASFVKLNADYSIAETVTVEDESVNLYKNSILIMSKNSYYAYWSESNSGKIYRFNTSTKTLEEFCTPLFDGVMLTTLVKEHPLTKKVYVLGLEDYFDTEKSVLSIYNEDNSLFKTIKEVGNSPIDIFFSDKAYIAQ; from the coding sequence ATGAAAAAACTATCAATTTTCACAGCAATTCTATTTGCTTTAACTATGTTTTCGTGTACAGAAGATTCTGATGACCCATTGGTTATTCCAACGTATGATAATACATACATATTAACATTTGAAACAGGTAAAACTTCTCTTGAACATTTGGATACTGCATATGTTTATACACCTGATGTGTATACATCATTAAATGGAGATGCTTTGTCTATGCATAATTTTAATGATAAGCTCTATCTGGTTAATCAAAGTGGACCCAATTTTATAACACAACTTAATGACGAAACATTACAAGAAGACCGAGTTGTTGCTACTTCTGAAATGGATAACCCAAGTAATCTTTTAATGTATTCAGAAGATAATGGATTGGTTGTAGGATCTTCAGGTAGTGGAAGGCGTAAAAAATACCTTTTAGCTCATGTAGATATGAATACAGGTATAAGTGAAGCCATTGATGATATTTCTGAAGACATGTTGCCAAGTAACTCCGCTTTATTATTAGATAATAACAATGTTTTAATTGCAGATGGTAATGAGCTTAAAGCAATGGATATTCTTTCTAAAGAAATATCGGTGCTTCATGAGTTTAGTGAAACTATTTCAGGTATCGTAAGAGATGCAGATGATGTTATTTGGATTGCCACTGAAAAACGAACAGAAAAAGCTTCATTTGTTAAATTAAATGCTGATTATTCAATAGCTGAAACAGTAACGGTTGAAGATGAAAGCGTTAACTTATATAAAAATAGCATCTTAATAATGAGTAAAAATAGTTATTACGCCTATTGGTCAGAATCAAATTCAGGTAAAATCTATAGATTTAATACGAGTACAAAAACACTTGAAGAATTTTGCACGCCTTTGTTTGATGGTGTCATGTTAACAACTTTGGTTAAAGAGCATCCACTTACCAAAAAAGTATATGTATTGGGGCTTGAAGACTATTTTGATACTGAAAAAAGTGTGTTATCCATTTATAATGAAGACAACTCTTTATTTAAAACAATAAAAGAAGTGGGTAATTCACCTATTGATATCTTTTTCTCAGATAAAGCGTATATCGCTCAATAA
- a CDS encoding class I SAM-dependent methyltransferase, producing MKKSEIQGELWGKSPTGWAEIQEPLHKPLWEAMHNATKVGVGTSLLDAGCGSGWSCVLAKERGADVHGIDVAEGLLSFAMQHVPEADFKLADIENLPYEDNMFDVVFAANSLQYAEDRIAALKELKRVCKPNGRIIAGLFGEPEKVDYRVVFKAVKDTMPVPPKGGGPFEPSMPGKLESLFKEAGLTNIETGEVNCPFAYENFESFWYGNKSAGPFQGMLQTVSESKLKEAVKEAVNSFRQNDGRIIIPQNSFKYVMATM from the coding sequence ATGAAAAAATCTGAAATACAAGGAGAACTTTGGGGTAAATCACCAACGGGTTGGGCAGAGATTCAAGAGCCACTCCACAAACCATTATGGGAAGCCATGCATAATGCTACCAAAGTGGGAGTAGGCACTAGCCTTTTAGATGCAGGTTGTGGTTCTGGCTGGTCATGTGTTTTGGCTAAAGAACGAGGAGCGGATGTTCATGGAATAGACGTCGCTGAAGGATTACTTTCTTTTGCAATGCAACATGTTCCTGAAGCAGATTTCAAACTTGCAGATATCGAAAATCTACCCTATGAAGATAATATGTTCGATGTTGTTTTTGCTGCCAATTCACTACAGTACGCTGAAGATCGGATAGCAGCGTTAAAAGAACTTAAAAGAGTATGTAAACCCAATGGAAGGATTATTGCTGGACTTTTTGGTGAACCTGAAAAAGTAGATTATCGGGTTGTCTTTAAAGCTGTGAAAGATACTATGCCTGTACCTCCAAAAGGTGGTGGCCCGTTTGAACCTTCAATGCCTGGAAAACTTGAATCTCTTTTTAAGGAAGCAGGCCTAACGAATATTGAAACTGGAGAAGTAAACTGTCCCTTTGCATATGAAAATTTTGAATCGTTTTGGTATGGAAACAAATCGGCAGGGCCATTTCAAGGAATGTTGCAAACGGTCAGTGAAAGCAAGTTAAAAGAAGCCGTCAAAGAAGCTGTAAATTCTTTCCGTCAGAACGATGGTCGTATTATTATTCCTCAGAATAGCTTTAAATATGTAATGGCAACGATGTAA
- the priA gene encoding replication restart helicase PriA, with protein MNNFVNVILPIPLQQLFTYSITEAEKDFLEPGMRVAVPFGKSKIYTAIVAEVHQKEPTAYQAKDIFQILDEYPIITKKQLKHWQWIANYYMCSLGEVLRSALPSTFLLESETQVIKNKEFMLESSLTDDEFLIIEALEHQEVLPIQKISAILDKKRVLPILNDLLKKKAIVLQEEIIEQYTPKLIKYIRLNERYNDQVALGELLEELSRANQQRNAVMTYFSLHGATKKPIKQKQLKEVSKVSPAVIKALVEKEVFEIYTIQTDRVNFKEATDSFKELSEFQEECYNDLNTSFEINEVVLLHGITSSGKTEIYVKLIDQVLKQGKQVLYLVPEIALTTQLIDRLQKYFGNKIAVFHSKYSLNERVEVWNNILNKSDKAQLILGARSSIFLPFSELGLIIVDEEHETSYKQFDPAPRYHARDAAIVLANLHKAKVLLGSATPSLESYYNAEQKKYGLVELNRRFGNVLLPEIELVDIKEGYRKKRMTKHFSERLMVLINEALDEKEQIILFQNRRGFSPIVECKSCGVSPQCPNCDVSLTYHKLRGELKCHYCGYHKPLPKICSACGNPSLDTKGFGTEQIELELQELFPNHKIGRMDLDTTRGKYGYHKIIEAFQSREIDILVGTQMLSKGLDFDNVSLVGVLNADNMLNFPDFRAHEKSFQLLVQVSGRAGRAKKRGKVAIQTFNPYHQILQQVTTNDYATMYKEQLYERHQYKYPPILRMVKITLKHRDYIKVTSGADWLYKSLYNTFGTNILGPTSPAISRIRNQHIKTILIKLPQDKSINLSKAVIQKIKNSFQSIPNYRPIRFNVDVDNY; from the coding sequence TTGAACAACTTCGTAAACGTCATATTACCAATACCCTTACAGCAACTCTTTACGTATAGTATAACGGAAGCTGAAAAAGATTTTTTAGAACCAGGTATGCGTGTGGCTGTACCTTTCGGAAAATCAAAAATATATACGGCTATAGTAGCAGAAGTACATCAAAAGGAACCTACGGCATATCAAGCCAAGGATATTTTTCAAATTTTAGATGAGTATCCAATTATTACAAAAAAGCAATTGAAACATTGGCAATGGATAGCCAATTATTATATGTGTTCTTTAGGTGAAGTATTGCGTTCTGCATTACCGTCAACATTTTTATTGGAAAGTGAAACACAGGTTATAAAAAATAAAGAATTCATGTTGGAATCTTCCTTAACGGATGATGAATTTTTAATCATAGAAGCGTTAGAACATCAAGAGGTATTACCTATTCAGAAAATTAGTGCCATTCTAGATAAAAAACGTGTTTTACCCATTTTAAATGATTTACTCAAAAAGAAAGCAATTGTTTTACAAGAAGAAATTATAGAGCAATACACACCTAAATTAATAAAGTATATCCGTTTAAATGAACGGTATAATGATCAAGTAGCATTAGGGGAATTACTAGAGGAACTAAGCAGAGCCAATCAACAACGCAATGCCGTAATGACTTATTTTTCATTACATGGAGCTACCAAAAAACCAATAAAGCAGAAGCAACTTAAAGAGGTTAGTAAAGTATCACCTGCAGTTATAAAAGCATTGGTAGAAAAAGAAGTGTTTGAAATTTATACCATCCAAACAGATCGTGTTAACTTTAAAGAAGCTACCGATAGTTTTAAGGAACTATCTGAATTTCAGGAAGAATGCTATAATGACCTCAATACAAGTTTTGAGATAAATGAAGTTGTTTTATTACATGGCATCACGTCAAGTGGTAAAACAGAAATCTATGTAAAACTAATTGACCAAGTATTAAAGCAAGGTAAACAAGTATTATATTTAGTACCAGAAATTGCACTAACAACTCAGTTAATTGACCGCTTACAGAAATATTTCGGAAATAAAATTGCCGTATTTCACTCTAAATATTCTTTAAATGAAAGGGTGGAAGTGTGGAATAATATTTTAAACAAGTCAGATAAAGCACAGTTAATTTTAGGTGCCAGATCTTCTATATTTTTACCATTTTCAGAATTGGGATTAATCATTGTAGATGAAGAACATGAAACTTCGTACAAACAATTTGATCCTGCACCACGTTATCATGCACGAGACGCAGCCATTGTATTGGCCAATTTGCATAAAGCGAAAGTGCTTTTAGGAAGTGCCACTCCATCTTTAGAGAGTTATTACAATGCAGAACAAAAAAAGTATGGCTTGGTAGAACTCAACCGTCGTTTTGGGAATGTTTTGTTGCCAGAAATTGAATTGGTAGATATTAAAGAAGGGTACCGTAAAAAACGAATGACCAAACATTTTTCAGAACGACTTATGGTGCTGATTAATGAAGCTTTAGATGAAAAAGAACAGATTATATTATTTCAAAACCGACGTGGATTTTCACCAATAGTAGAGTGTAAATCTTGCGGTGTTTCTCCCCAATGCCCTAATTGCGATGTCAGTTTAACCTACCATAAATTACGTGGCGAATTAAAATGTCATTATTGTGGATATCACAAGCCGCTACCTAAAATATGTTCAGCTTGTGGAAATCCGAGTTTAGACACTAAAGGTTTTGGTACAGAGCAAATTGAATTGGAATTGCAAGAATTATTCCCTAATCATAAAATTGGGAGAATGGATTTAGATACCACACGTGGTAAATATGGTTATCATAAAATTATTGAGGCATTTCAATCTCGTGAAATTGATATTTTAGTGGGGACACAAATGCTTTCAAAAGGCTTAGATTTTGACAATGTTTCGCTAGTTGGCGTATTAAATGCTGATAATATGCTCAATTTTCCAGATTTCAGAGCACACGAAAAGAGTTTTCAGTTGTTAGTGCAAGTTTCTGGTAGGGCAGGGCGAGCTAAAAAAAGAGGTAAAGTAGCTATCCAAACCTTTAACCCGTATCATCAAATACTACAACAAGTTACAACAAATGATTATGCTACGATGTACAAAGAACAATTGTACGAACGCCATCAATACAAATACCCTCCAATTTTAAGGATGGTTAAAATAACATTAAAGCATAGAGATTATATCAAAGTAACTTCAGGAGCTGATTGGTTGTATAAGTCTTTATATAATACGTTTGGGACTAATATTTTAGGACCCACGAGTCCTGCCATTTCAAGAATTAGAAATCAACATATTAAAACTATTCTAATTAAGTTACCCCAAGATAAATCGATAAACTTATCAAAAGCAGTAATACAAAAAATTAAAAATAGCTTTCAGTCTATACCTAATTATCGACCGATACGGTTTAATGTAGATGTGGATAATTATTAA
- a CDS encoding dienelactone hydrolase family protein produces the protein MKNIKKEDINQEVFDLYDSYVHSKIDRRNFMNKLSVYAVGGLTLPSLLAFLMPKYVEAQKVNFNDPRLKSEYVEYESPKGGGKMRGLLTRPIDSTAKLPGIIVVHENRGLNPHIEDVARRAALEGFIAFAPDALFPLGGYPGNDDEGRELQRKRDRNEMLEDFISAYDLLKAHKECTGNVGVVGFCFGGSISNMMAVHIPDLKASVPFYGGQPETKDVPKIKAPLLLQFAELDKRVNAGWPAYETALKEHKKTYTAHIYKGVNHGFHNDTTPRYDETAAKLAWKRTIAFFKEKLV, from the coding sequence ATGAAGAATATAAAAAAAGAAGATATCAATCAAGAAGTTTTTGATTTGTACGATAGTTATGTCCATAGTAAGATTGACCGTCGAAATTTTATGAATAAGCTTTCAGTTTATGCTGTAGGTGGATTAACCCTTCCTTCTTTATTAGCCTTTTTAATGCCTAAATATGTAGAAGCTCAGAAAGTTAATTTTAATGACCCTCGTCTAAAGTCCGAATATGTTGAATATGAGTCACCCAAAGGTGGTGGAAAAATGCGTGGTTTATTAACAAGACCTATTGATAGCACTGCAAAATTACCTGGAATAATAGTAGTACACGAAAACAGAGGTCTTAATCCACATATTGAAGATGTAGCTCGCAGAGCTGCTCTTGAAGGCTTTATAGCTTTTGCACCAGATGCATTATTCCCTTTAGGAGGATATCCTGGTAACGATGATGAAGGTAGAGAACTACAACGCAAGAGAGACCGAAATGAAATGCTAGAGGATTTTATCTCTGCCTATGACTTATTAAAAGCCCACAAGGAATGTACAGGTAATGTTGGTGTTGTCGGTTTTTGTTTTGGAGGTTCCATTTCTAACATGATGGCGGTACATATTCCCGATTTAAAAGCATCTGTTCCTTTTTATGGAGGGCAACCAGAAACTAAAGATGTACCAAAAATTAAGGCTCCATTACTCCTCCAATTTGCCGAATTAGATAAAAGAGTAAATGCAGGATGGCCAGCTTATGAAACTGCATTAAAAGAACATAAAAAAACTTATACTGCACATATCTATAAAGGCGTAAATCATGGATTCCACAATGACACTACTCCTAGGTATGATGAAACTGCCGCTAAACTTGCATGGAAACGTACGATTGCTTTTTTTAAGGAAAAGCTAGTTTAA
- a CDS encoding VOC family protein, translated as MNAPFHLSLPCLDIEATRNFYIDKLGADLGRVAQNWLDINLYGNQITFTKSGKFDFSFQNYSFEGKILPSFHFGIIVTHEVWEKLYKRITSQHIELFEEITFLKGKNGEHTSFFVKDPNDYMVEFKTFAVTKDVFKTN; from the coding sequence ATGAATGCACCATTTCATTTATCATTGCCTTGTTTAGATATAGAAGCAACGAGAAATTTCTATATAGATAAATTAGGTGCTGACTTAGGTAGAGTTGCTCAAAATTGGTTAGATATCAATTTATATGGCAATCAAATTACGTTTACCAAATCGGGTAAATTTGATTTTAGCTTTCAAAATTATAGTTTTGAAGGTAAAATTTTACCATCATTTCATTTTGGGATTATTGTCACTCATGAAGTTTGGGAAAAATTATATAAAAGAATTACGTCGCAACACATAGAACTTTTTGAAGAAATAACATTCTTAAAAGGTAAAAATGGAGAGCATACGTCATTTTTTGTAAAGGACCCTAATGATTATATGGTCGAGTTTAAAACATTTGCTGTTACAAAAGATGTTTTTAAAACCAATTAA